A region of the Gemmatimonadales bacterium genome:
CCCCGCGGACCCAGATCGGCGCCGCCTCTGCTTCGACGGCGCGCTTGATCGTTCGCGCGAGTCGCGACACGGACCAGGCTTCGTCGGCCATGGTCATGCCGGCGTCCGCGTCGGAACGGCCGCTATATCTACCGATACTATAGTGCTCATCCGTTGGCCGTTCCCCGCGCCGCCTGGACCGTGTTGACCAGGAGCATCGCGATCGTCATCGGGCCGACGCCACCCGGGACCGGCGTGATCGCGCCCGCGACCGCCGCCACCTCGTCGAACGCCACATCGCCGGCGAGCCGGTAGCCGCGCGGCTGCGACGGGTCCTCGACCCGGCTCGTCCCCACGTCGATCACGGTCGCTCCGGGGCGCACCGCGCCCGCAGTGATGAAGCCCGGCCGGCCGATCGCAACGATCAGAATGTCGGCGCTCCGGCAGATCGCCTCGAGGTCGCGCGACCGCGAATGCGCCAGCGTCACGGTCGCATCGCCACCGGCACCCGGTTGACTCAACAGGTTCGCCAGCGGCCGTCCCACCAGGTGAGACCGGCCGACGATCACGGCGTGAGCGCCGCGCGTCTCGATACCGCTTCGCACCAGCAGCTGCTGCACGCCGGACGGCGTGGCCGGCTTGAGCGCCGTCGGATCGCCGAGGACCAGCTTTCCGACATTGATCGGATGAAAACCGTCCACGTCCTTGGCCGGATCAATCCGGGTGAGGATTGCCGCACTGTCGATGTGCGCCGGGACCGGCAGCTGACAGAGGATGCCGTGGACCGCGGGGTCCGCGTTGAGGCCGTCGATAACATCGAACAGCTGCTCCGAGGTAGCGCTCGCCGGCAGCGTGACGACCTCGGAGCGGATTCCCGCTTCTCCGCACGCCCGTGCCTTGGCGCGGACGTAGGCCTGGGACGCGGGATCCTCGCCGACCAGAACGACCGCGAGGCCGGGGACCGTCCCGCGACGCGTGAGGTCTGCGACTTGCTGCGCCACGTCGCGTCGGATCGCCGCGCCAATGGCCGCGCCGTCAATGATCCGTGCGGTCACTTCGCGATGTCCGACGCGCGCGTCTCCCGGATGACGGTGACGCGAATCTGTCCCGGATACTGGAGCTCGTTCTCGATCCGGCGTGCGATCGTCTCGGAAAGCAGCTGCGCGTCGCTGTCGTTGATCTGATCCGGCTTCACGATGACGCGCACTTCGCGGCCGGCCTGGATCACGGTGGTCTTGTCGACCCCGGGATATCCTCCCGCGATCTCCTCCAGCTTGGTCAGCCGCTTCACGTAACTCTCGAATGCTTCGCGGCGTGCGCCCGGCCG
Encoded here:
- a CDS encoding bifunctional 5,10-methylenetetrahydrofolate dehydrogenase/5,10-methenyltetrahydrofolate cyclohydrolase — translated: MTARIIDGAAIGAAIRRDVAQQVADLTRRGTVPGLAVVLVGEDPASQAYVRAKARACGEAGIRSEVVTLPASATSEQLFDVIDGLNADPAVHGILCQLPVPAHIDSAAILTRIDPAKDVDGFHPINVGKLVLGDPTALKPATPSGVQQLLVRSGIETRGAHAVIVGRSHLVGRPLANLLSQPGAGGDATVTLAHSRSRDLEAICRSADILIVAIGRPGFITAGAVRPGATVIDVGTSRVEDPSQPRGYRLAGDVAFDEVAAVAGAITPVPGGVGPMTIAMLLVNTVQAARGTANG
- a CDS encoding ribonuclease Y (protein from Staphylococcus aureus has phosphodiesterase activity against 2'-3'-cAMP and 2'-3'-cGMP), coding for VQLGVEVARKHGESAAVINCIEAHHDDVAHDSVESVLVQASDAISGSRPGARREAFESYVKRLTKLEEIAGGYPGVDKTTVIQAGREVRVIVKPDQINDSDAQLLSETIARRIENELQYPGQIRVTVIRETRASDIAK